Proteins encoded by one window of Collimonas fungivorans:
- the pstC gene encoding phosphate ABC transporter permease subunit PstC, with product MSANIPVMAQSISPQAISAEEAGLSHQSLLATMRKQRIQDFLFHKVTLLFSLIVLLVLLGIIVCLAIGAWPVFREFGPSFITTVEWDPVNDHYGAMIAIVGTLVTSFIALAIAFPVSFGIALFLTEICPAKLRRPLGTAVELLAGVPSIIYGMWGLFVFAPLFAQYGQPFLSATLGHLPLIGALFNGPKMGIGLLTAGLILAVMIIPFISSVMRDVFEVVPAVLKESAYGLGCTRWEVVRKVVLPYAKTGVVGGVMLGLGRALGETMAVTFVIGNAQRLSWSLFASGNSIASTLANEIAEASSTLHVSALFALGLILFVITFIVLSIAKIMLMGMSRKEGAK from the coding sequence ATGAGTGCAAATATTCCTGTCATGGCACAATCGATCTCACCCCAGGCAATCAGCGCTGAAGAAGCGGGTTTATCGCATCAGAGCCTGCTTGCCACAATGCGTAAGCAACGCATCCAGGATTTCCTTTTCCACAAGGTCACGCTGCTGTTTTCGCTGATCGTGCTGCTGGTCCTGCTCGGCATCATCGTTTGCCTGGCGATCGGCGCCTGGCCGGTGTTCCGCGAGTTCGGGCCATCTTTCATCACCACTGTCGAGTGGGATCCGGTCAACGACCATTACGGTGCGATGATCGCCATCGTCGGCACCCTGGTGACTTCGTTCATCGCGCTGGCGATCGCGTTCCCGGTGAGTTTCGGGATCGCCTTGTTCCTGACTGAAATCTGCCCGGCAAAACTGCGCCGCCCGCTGGGCACCGCGGTAGAGCTGCTGGCCGGCGTGCCGAGCATCATCTACGGCATGTGGGGGCTGTTTGTCTTCGCGCCGCTGTTTGCGCAATACGGCCAGCCTTTCCTGTCCGCCACGCTTGGCCATCTGCCGCTGATCGGCGCTTTGTTCAACGGTCCTAAAATGGGCATAGGCTTGCTCACCGCGGGCCTGATCCTGGCGGTGATGATCATCCCGTTCATTTCCTCTGTCATGCGGGACGTATTCGAAGTTGTTCCCGCGGTGTTGAAAGAATCCGCCTACGGCCTCGGCTGCACGCGCTGGGAAGTGGTGCGCAAGGTGGTGCTGCCGTACGCCAAGACCGGTGTGGTCGGCGGCGTCATGCTCGGCCTCGGGCGCGCCTTGGGCGAGACCATGGCGGTGACCTTCGTGATCGGCAATGCGCAGCGGCTGTCGTGGTCGCTGTTTGCCTCCGGTAACAGCATCGCCTCGACGCTGGCCAACGAAATCGCCGAGGCCTCCAGCACGCTGCACGTATCGGCCTTGTTTGCGCTGGGCCTGATCCTGTTCGTGATTACCTTTATTGTCTTGTCGATCGCCAAAATCATGTTGATGGGCATGTCCCGTAAAGAAGGTGCCAAATGA